One window of Balearica regulorum gibbericeps isolate bBalReg1 chromosome 10, bBalReg1.pri, whole genome shotgun sequence genomic DNA carries:
- the HESX1 gene encoding homeobox expressed in ES cells 1: MLAEGESMASTSLCAANTSASQNLRKVSGFVENKTTQCSFSIESILGLEQKKDGIPAVKPHRPWMDACTNLVLGDDSNPHLQIPVVCYENPLFHANSTPVQEEKVLKCEKYFSVTERLSFKRELSWYRGRRPRTAFTRNQIEVLENVFKMNSYPGIDIREELARKLDLDEDRIQIWFQNRRAKLKRSHRESQFLMVKNTLTSSLLE, from the exons ATGCTGGCTGAAGGTGAAAGCATGGCAAGTACATCGCTATGTGCTGCTAATACATCAGCATCTCAGAATCTTCGGAAAGTGTCTGGGtttgtagaaaataaaaccacacagTGCTCGTTTTCCATTGAAAGTATTTTGGGactggagcagaaaaaagatGGCATTCCAGCTGTGAAACCTCACAGACCGTGGATGGATGCATGCACCAACTTGG TTTTAGGTGATGACAGTAATCCTCATCTCCAAATCCCTGTTGTTTGCTATGAAAATCCATTATTTCATGCTAACAGTACTCCAGtgcaagaggaaaaagttttgaaatgtgaaaaatatttctcagttaCTGAAAGGCTATCTTTCAAACGAGAATTGAGCTGGTACAGGGGTAGAAGACCAAGAACTGCATTCACTAGAAACCAG ATTGAAgtcttggaaaatgtttttaaaatgaactcCTACCCTGGCATTGATATTAGAGAAGAGCTAGCTCGCAAATTAGATTTAGATGAAGACAGGATCCAG ATCTGGTTCCAGAACCGTCgtgcaaaactgaaaagatcACACCGAGAATCTCAGTTTCTAATggtgaaaaatactttaaccTCCAGCCTGCTAGAGTAG